The Hippocampus zosterae strain Florida chromosome 20, ASM2543408v3, whole genome shotgun sequence genome contains a region encoding:
- the gfod1 gene encoding glucose-fructose oxidoreductase domain-containing protein 1, whose protein sequence is MLPGVGVFGTSLTARVIIPLLKNEGFAVKALWGRTQEEAEELAKEMDVPFYTNRIDDVLLHQDVDLVCINLPPPLTRQIAVKTLGIGKNVICDRTATPLDAFRMMSAAQYYPKLLSIMGNVLRFLPAFVRMKELLEEGYIGELLVCEAQVHSGSLLGKKYNWSCDDLMGGGGLHSVGSYIIDLLTFLTGQRAAKVHGFLKTFVKQTDHIRGIRQITSDDFCTFQMVLEGGACCTVTLNFNVPGEFRQEVIIVGTVGRLSVLGTDLYGQKNNGGGGSGAGPELLLKDTTPLEKASLPDKAFSDIPSPYLTGMIRMIQAVRQAFQDQDDRRTWDGRPLTMAATFEDCLYALCVVDTIKKSNQCGEWQNIAVMTEEPEVSPAYLISEAMRRSRMSLYC, encoded by the exons ATGCTTCCAGGCGTAGGCGTGTTCGGCACCAGCCTAACCGCCAGGGTGATCATCCCCCTATTGAAAAATGAGGGATTCGCCGTCAAAGCCCTTTGGGGCCGCACGCAGGAAGAGGCGGAGGAGCTGGCCAAGGAGATGGACGTCCCGTTTTACACCAACCGGATCGACGACGTGCTGCTCCACCAGGACGTGGATCTGGTTTGCATCAACCTGCCTCCGCCTCTGACGCGGCAGATCGCCGTCAAAACCTTGG GTATCGGAAAGAACGTGATTTGCGATAGGACGGCCACGCCGTTGGATGCCTTCCGAATGATGTCCGCCGCCCAGTACTACCCTAAGTTGCTGAGCATTATGGGAAACGTCCTCCGCTTCTTGCCAGCCTTTGTTCGAATGAAGGAGCTGTTGGAGGAAGGCTACATCGGGGAGCTTCTGGTTTGCGAGGCGCAG GTCCACAGCGGCAGCCTACTCGGGAAGAAATACAACTGGAGCTGTGATGACCtcatgggcggcggcggcctgcaCTCGGTCGGCAGTTACATCATCGACCTGCTCACGTTCCTGACGGGCCAACGCGCAGCAAAAGTCCACGGCTTCCTCAAGACCTTCGTCAAACAGACGGATCACATCCGAGGCATCCGGCAGATCACCAGCGATGACTTCTGCACCTTCCAGATGGTGCtggaaggaggggcctgctgcACCGTCACCCTCAACTTCAACGTCCCCGGAGAATTCCGACAAGAAGTGATCATCGTCGGAACCGTGGGGAGGTTATCGGTCCTGGGGACCGACTTGTACGGGCAGAAGAACAATGGTGGAGGAGGGAGCGGGGCGGGCCCCGAACTTCTCCTCAAAGACACGACACCTCTCGAAAAGGCTTCGTTACCCGACAAAGCCTTTAGTGACATCCCTTCTCCATACCTGACCGGAATGATCCGAATGATCCAGGCCGTTCGTCAGGCCTTTCAGGACCAGGACGATCGACGGACGTGGGACGGCAGGCCTCTGACCATGGCGGCCACCTTTGAGGATTGTCTGTATGCTCTCTGCGTGGTGGACACCATCAAGAAATCCAACCAATGCGGGGAGTGGCAGAACATTGCGGTGATGACCGAGGAACCGGAAGTCAGCCCGGCTTATTTAATCAGCGAGGCCATGCGTCGGAGTCGGATGTCGCTCTACTGTTAG